In Deltaproteobacteria bacterium, the following are encoded in one genomic region:
- a CDS encoding adenine deaminase has translation VLGLKGIRYMLDASQGLPLDFFFTAPSCVPATRLETAGAELTAQDLRALLDEPRVLGLAEMMNFPGVIIGRPSVLDKLELFAARPRDGHAPGLSGPDLNAYLTAGIGSDHECSTLTEATEKLARGMRIFIREGSTARNLSDLLPLVKSDNMRRVSFCTDDRLADDLIEAGHLDHVLRKAVAHGLAPIKALTMATLNAAEAFRLSDRGALAPGFRADILIFNSLKSFELDRVLKDGCLVAQEGELRATLPPPAMPDWASPMNMAPLDEEALKLRAAGPRVRVMELIEDQILTGHLVTETPVRDGCLVADPDRDLARVVVVERHRATGNVGQGLVKGFGFNKGAVASSVAHDAHNIVAAGMSGSEILAAIEAVERMRGGLAVVMGEQVLAELSLPLAGLMSLAPAREVAAAGKKLKRAALETGCLLKDPFTVLSFLALPVIPKLKLTDRGLVDVDLFDFIDLFVS, from the coding sequence GTTCTGGGCCTGAAAGGCATTCGTTATATGCTCGACGCCAGCCAGGGACTGCCGCTGGATTTCTTTTTCACGGCCCCTTCCTGTGTGCCCGCGACGCGCCTCGAAACGGCCGGGGCCGAACTAACGGCTCAGGATTTACGAGCGCTCCTCGATGAGCCCAGGGTATTGGGGTTGGCCGAGATGATGAACTTTCCCGGAGTGATTATTGGCCGGCCTTCTGTTTTGGACAAGCTTGAACTGTTTGCGGCGCGGCCCAGGGACGGGCACGCCCCAGGGCTTTCCGGGCCTGATCTCAACGCCTACCTCACGGCCGGTATCGGGTCTGACCATGAGTGTTCCACCTTGACTGAGGCAACGGAAAAGCTCGCCCGGGGCATGCGTATCTTCATTCGCGAGGGTAGCACGGCCAGGAATCTTTCCGATCTTCTGCCATTGGTCAAGAGCGATAATATGCGCCGGGTCAGTTTTTGCACTGACGACCGCCTTGCCGATGACCTTATCGAGGCGGGCCACCTGGACCATGTCCTCCGGAAAGCAGTTGCCCACGGTCTTGCTCCAATCAAGGCCTTGACCATGGCCACGCTCAATGCGGCTGAGGCCTTTAGGTTGAGTGATCGCGGGGCCCTGGCGCCCGGGTTTCGGGCCGATATCCTGATTTTTAACTCCTTGAAATCTTTTGAACTTGACCGTGTCCTCAAAGATGGCTGTCTGGTTGCGCAAGAAGGTGAACTTAGAGCCACCCTGCCGCCTCCAGCAATGCCAGACTGGGCCAGTCCGATGAATATGGCGCCCCTGGATGAGGAGGCGCTTAAATTACGGGCCGCCGGGCCGCGTGTTCGGGTCATGGAACTGATCGAAGATCAGATCCTGACCGGCCATCTGGTGACCGAGACGCCGGTCCGGGATGGCTGTCTTGTCGCCGACCCGGACAGGGACTTGGCCCGGGTGGTCGTGGTCGAACGTCACCGGGCCACAGGCAATGTGGGCCAGGGCTTGGTCAAGGGTTTCGGTTTCAACAAGGGCGCCGTGGCCTCATCCGTGGCTCATGACGCCCATAACATCGTGGCCGCGGGTATGTCTGGCTCCGAGATTCTGGCAGCCATTGAGGCTGTGGAGCGGATGCGCGGCGGGCTGGCCGTGGTGATGGGCGAACAGGTCCTGGCCGAATTAAGCCTGCCTCTGGCCGGGCTGATGTCTTTGGCTCCGGCCCGGGAGGTGGCCGCGGCCGGAAAGAAGCTTAAGCGTGCGGCTTTAGAGACAGGCTGCCTGCTCAAGGATCCGTTTACAGTACTTTCTTTTTTGGCTCTGCCCGTCATCCCGAAACTCAAGCTCACCGACAGAGGTCTGGTGGACGTGGACTTATTTGATTTCATTGATCTTTTTGTTTCATAG